One segment of Streptomyces sp. TG1A-8 DNA contains the following:
- a CDS encoding adenosine deaminase produces MTAPRIDTDTLRRLPKAVLHDHLDGALRPATVVELAAAVGHTLPTTDPAELAAWYVEAAGSGDLVRYIATFEHTLAVMQTREGLLRTAEEYVLDLAADGVVYAEVRYAPELMLKGGLTPAEVVETVQEGLAAGMAKAAAAGTPVRVGTLLCGMRMFDRVREAADLAVAHRDAGVVGFDIAGAEDGFPAADHLAAFEHLRRESVPFTIHAGEAHGLPSIHQAVQVCGAQRIGHGVRLTEDIAGGKLGRLAGWVRDRRIALEMCPTSNLQTGCATSIAEHPITALKDLGFRVTLNTDNRLVSGTTMTREMSLLVEEAGWTLEDLRTVTVNAVKSAFVPFDERKALIEDVVLPGYAAAL; encoded by the coding sequence ATGACCGCGCCCCGCATCGACACCGACACCCTCCGCCGGCTCCCCAAGGCCGTCCTGCACGACCACCTCGACGGCGCCCTGCGCCCCGCCACCGTCGTGGAGCTCGCGGCCGCGGTCGGCCACACCCTGCCCACCACCGACCCCGCCGAGCTGGCCGCCTGGTACGTCGAGGCCGCCGGCTCCGGCGACCTGGTCCGCTACATAGCCACCTTCGAGCACACGCTCGCCGTCATGCAGACCCGCGAGGGCCTGCTGCGCACCGCCGAGGAGTACGTGCTGGACCTCGCGGCCGACGGTGTCGTCTACGCCGAGGTGCGGTACGCCCCCGAGCTGATGCTGAAGGGCGGCCTGACGCCGGCCGAGGTCGTGGAGACCGTGCAGGAGGGCCTCGCCGCCGGCATGGCGAAGGCGGCCGCCGCCGGCACCCCGGTGCGCGTCGGCACCCTGCTGTGCGGCATGCGCATGTTCGACCGGGTCCGCGAGGCCGCCGACCTGGCCGTCGCCCACCGCGACGCCGGTGTCGTCGGCTTCGACATCGCCGGCGCCGAGGACGGCTTCCCGGCCGCCGACCACCTGGCCGCCTTCGAGCACCTGCGCCGCGAAAGCGTCCCGTTCACCATCCACGCCGGCGAGGCCCACGGCCTGCCCAGCATCCACCAGGCCGTGCAGGTGTGCGGTGCCCAGCGCATCGGCCACGGCGTGCGCCTCACCGAGGACATCGCCGGCGGCAAGCTCGGCCGCCTGGCCGGCTGGGTGCGCGACCGCCGGATCGCCCTGGAGATGTGCCCCACCTCCAACCTGCAGACCGGCTGCGCCACCTCGATCGCCGAGCACCCGATCACGGCCCTGAAGGACCTGGGCTTCCGGGTCACCCTCAACACCGACAACCGGCTCGTCTCCGGCACGACGATGACCCGCGAGATGTCCCTGCTGGTGGAGGAGGCCGGCTGGACCCTGGAGGACCTGCGCACGGTCACGGTGAACGCGGTCAAGAGCGCGTTCGTCCCGTTCGACGAGCGCAAGGCCCTCATCGAGGACGTCGTCCTGCCGGGCTACGCCGCAGCGCTCTGA
- a CDS encoding M48 family metalloprotease: MTALLLLPLLLPCALPALARRAVGRLAPVAALWTVTCCAVALAGCSLAALGAFVLTGLLKLPVFAALGELVHPLRTASDLFVLPSAATSVGALAVCGWSLVRSVLHQTRAFRAARTEAGHRPAAGDLCVVDSPRPDAYALPGRPHRVVVTTAMLRSLDGPEREALFAHERAHNEGGHHYFLAAAELAAHCHPALRPVRATVRLAAERAADEAAALRVGDRRLTARAIARAALAGRGGAGDRPGFAAAATTGPVPQRVQALLAVPRAPRRAGRAAAVLLLACTAVSCAASATGVADFHHRVEVAQGEERP, from the coding sequence GTGACCGCGCTGCTCCTGCTGCCCCTGCTGCTGCCGTGTGCCCTGCCGGCCCTGGCCCGGCGGGCCGTGGGCCGGCTCGCCCCGGTCGCCGCGCTGTGGACGGTCACCTGCTGCGCGGTCGCCCTGGCGGGCTGCTCGCTGGCCGCGCTCGGCGCGTTCGTGCTCACCGGACTGCTCAAGCTGCCCGTCTTCGCCGCGCTCGGCGAACTCGTCCACCCGCTGCGCACCGCCTCCGACCTGTTCGTGCTGCCGTCCGCCGCGACCTCCGTGGGCGCCCTCGCGGTGTGCGGCTGGAGCCTGGTCCGTTCCGTCCTGCACCAGACCCGTGCCTTCCGCGCCGCCCGCACCGAGGCCGGGCACCGACCCGCCGCGGGCGACCTGTGCGTGGTGGACTCGCCCCGCCCGGACGCCTACGCCCTGCCCGGGCGCCCGCACCGCGTCGTGGTCACCACCGCCATGCTGCGCAGCCTCGACGGCCCCGAGCGGGAGGCGCTGTTCGCACACGAGCGCGCGCACAACGAAGGCGGTCACCACTACTTCCTCGCCGCCGCCGAACTCGCCGCCCACTGCCATCCCGCCCTGCGCCCGGTACGCGCCACCGTCCGGCTGGCCGCCGAACGCGCCGCCGACGAGGCCGCCGCCCTGCGCGTGGGCGACCGGCGCCTGACCGCCCGCGCCATCGCCCGCGCCGCCCTGGCCGGCCGGGGCGGCGCGGGCGACCGCCCCGGGTTCGCCGCCGCCGCGACCACCGGGCCCGTCCCGCAGCGCGTCCAGGCGCTCCTCGCCGTCCCGCGCGCCCCCCGCCGCGCCGGCCGCGCCGCGGCCGTCCTCCTGCTGGCCTGCACCGCCGTCTCCTGCGCGGCCTCGGCCACCGGCGTGGCCGACTTCCACCACCGCGTCGAGGTCGCCCAGGGCGAGGAGCGCCCCTGA
- a CDS encoding GNAT family N-acetyltransferase, translating into MPDVSVRPATPEDRPAVERLWLMFRHDLSEFRGVLPAADGTFRNDRVGCAFAGPGWAPYLLTLGERPAGLAFVRGLDGPARVLNSFFVARGARRRGIGLRCAREVLVRHPGPWEIAFQHDNPAAVRFWPRVARELAGDAWTREQRPVPGRPELPPDVWISFTVRP; encoded by the coding sequence ATGCCGGACGTGTCCGTCCGCCCCGCGACCCCCGAGGACCGGCCCGCCGTCGAACGGCTGTGGCTGATGTTCCGCCACGACCTCTCCGAGTTCCGCGGCGTCCTGCCCGCCGCCGACGGTACGTTCCGCAACGACCGCGTCGGGTGCGCCTTCGCCGGACCCGGCTGGGCGCCGTACCTGCTGACCCTGGGCGAGCGCCCCGCGGGTCTCGCCTTCGTCCGGGGGCTGGACGGTCCGGCCCGGGTGCTGAACAGCTTCTTCGTCGCACGCGGAGCACGGCGCAGGGGGATCGGGCTGCGCTGCGCGCGCGAGGTGCTGGTCCGGCACCCGGGTCCGTGGGAGATCGCGTTCCAGCACGACAACCCGGCCGCCGTCCGCTTCTGGCCGCGCGTGGCCCGGGAGCTGGCCGGCGACGCCTGGACGCGGGAACAGCGGCCGGTACCCGGCCGGCCCGAGCTGCCCCCGGACGTCTGGATCTCCTTCACCGTGCGCCCCTGA
- a CDS encoding hydrolase: MLGSSRSRRTVTTALTGLGLLAATAALQVGTDATPARAATTHRILFDNAHAETAGNADWVISTSQPDPLGQDSTPSAETDWTGALSSWGVALQKAGGYSLKTLPSGSSLGYGGSSATDLANFDTLVLPEPNTLFTAAEKTAIMNFVKNGGGLFMISDHTGADRNNDGEDAVEIFNDLMTNNSVDSTDPFGFSIDALDVGSGYPAAISDSTDPVLHGSFGTVTKSLIADGTTATLKPADNSAVKGLVYRSGYSGNTGAFFATSAFGSGRVAFWGDSSPVDDGTGQSGNTLYDGWNDTGATNAALALNATAWLAGSGSSSGGTGTCAAAQLLGNSGFESGSSTWSTTGGVITNSRGQSARSGSYYAWLDGSGAATTDTLSQTVTIPSACSTATFGFYLHVDTAETTTSTAYDTLKVQVLNGSGTVLSTLATYSNLNAAAGYTQRSFSLGGYAGQTVTLKFTGTEGSKLQTSFVVDDTALNVS, encoded by the coding sequence ATGCTCGGATCCAGCAGATCCCGCCGCACAGTCACCACCGCCCTGACCGGACTGGGGCTGCTCGCCGCCACGGCAGCCCTGCAGGTCGGCACGGACGCCACTCCCGCCCGTGCGGCCACCACGCACCGGATCCTGTTCGACAACGCCCACGCCGAGACGGCCGGCAACGCCGACTGGGTCATCTCCACCAGCCAGCCCGACCCCCTCGGCCAGGACTCCACACCGTCCGCCGAGACGGACTGGACGGGCGCCCTGTCCTCATGGGGCGTGGCCCTGCAGAAGGCCGGCGGCTACAGCCTGAAGACACTGCCCTCGGGTTCCAGCCTCGGCTACGGCGGCTCGTCCGCCACCGACCTCGCCAACTTCGACACACTGGTCCTGCCGGAGCCCAACACGCTGTTCACGGCCGCCGAGAAGACGGCGATCATGAACTTCGTGAAGAACGGCGGCGGCCTGTTCATGATCTCCGACCACACCGGCGCCGACCGCAACAACGACGGCGAGGACGCGGTCGAGATCTTCAACGACCTCATGACGAACAACAGCGTCGACTCCACCGACCCGTTCGGCTTCTCCATCGACGCGCTCGACGTCGGTTCCGGTTACCCGGCCGCCATCAGCGACAGCACCGACCCCGTCCTGCACGGTTCCTTCGGCACCGTCACCAAGAGCCTGATCGCCGACGGCACGACCGCCACCCTCAAGCCCGCCGACAACTCCGCCGTCAAGGGCCTGGTCTACCGCAGCGGTTACTCCGGCAACACCGGGGCCTTCTTCGCCACCAGCGCCTTCGGCAGCGGACGCGTCGCCTTCTGGGGCGACAGCTCGCCGGTCGACGACGGCACCGGCCAGTCCGGCAACACCCTGTACGACGGCTGGAACGACACCGGCGCCACCAATGCCGCCCTCGCCCTCAACGCGACCGCCTGGCTTGCCGGTTCGGGCAGCAGCAGCGGCGGCACCGGCACCTGCGCCGCCGCCCAGCTCCTCGGCAACAGCGGGTTCGAGTCCGGCAGCTCCACCTGGAGCACCACCGGCGGCGTCATCACCAACTCCAGGGGTCAGTCCGCGCGTTCCGGTTCGTACTACGCCTGGCTCGACGGCAGCGGCGCCGCCACCACCGACACGCTCTCGCAGACGGTGACCATCCCGTCCGCCTGCTCGACGGCCACGTTCGGTTTCTACCTCCACGTCGACACGGCCGAGACCACGACCAGCACGGCCTACGACACCCTCAAGGTCCAGGTGCTCAACGGCTCCGGCACCGTCCTGAGCACCCTGGCCACGTACTCGAACCTCAACGCCGCCGCCGGCTACACCCAGCGCAGCTTCAGCCTCGGCGGCTACGCCGGGCAGACCGTCACCCTGAAGTTCACCGGTACCGAGGGCTCCAAGCTCCAGACGTCGTTCGTCGTCGACGACACCGCGCTGAACGTCTCCTGA
- a CDS encoding putative leader peptide, translating into MTRLDLTRRRHVDLARVSSASCRSAL; encoded by the coding sequence ATGACGCGACTGGACCTCACGCGGCGACGCCACGTCGACCTCGCGCGTGTCTCCAGCGCCTCCTGTCGCTCCGCCCTCTGA
- a CDS encoding VOC family protein, with the protein MRRVALVTLVVGDYDEAIRFYTEALGFRLAEDTPRPDGSRWVVVEADAAPGADGPGTGLLLARARDGAQRARIGDQTGGRVGFFLHTDDFARDHARMTAAGVTFLEQPRHEPYGTVAVFQDLHGNRWDLLQPAAH; encoded by the coding sequence ATGCGCCGCGTCGCCCTGGTCACCCTCGTCGTCGGCGACTACGACGAGGCCATTCGCTTCTACACCGAGGCCCTCGGGTTCCGGCTCGCCGAGGACACGCCCCGCCCGGACGGCTCCCGCTGGGTCGTCGTGGAGGCGGACGCCGCGCCCGGCGCGGACGGGCCCGGCACCGGCCTGCTGCTGGCCCGGGCCCGGGACGGGGCCCAGCGCGCCCGGATCGGGGACCAGACCGGCGGACGGGTCGGGTTTTTCCTGCACACCGACGACTTCGCCCGCGACCACGCCCGCATGACCGCCGCCGGCGTGACCTTCCTGGAACAGCCGCGCCACGAGCCGTACGGCACCGTCGCCGTCTTCCAGGACCTCCACGGCAACCGCTGGGACCTGCTCCAGCCCGCCGCCCACTGA
- a CDS encoding DinB family protein: MHVKDILIDGYGRIREEVHAVLDGLGPDELHARPAGDANPVAWLVWHLARVQDDHVADAFGLDQVWLSQGWDERFGLGLPRHDTGYGHRPAQVAEVRVGSAGLLAGYYDAVHEQTLGVLGSLGAGDLERIVDERWDPPVTLGVRLVSVLSDDLQHVGQAAYVKGLVQSAAA; this comes from the coding sequence ATGCATGTGAAGGACATCCTCATCGACGGCTACGGCCGCATCCGGGAAGAAGTCCACGCCGTCCTCGACGGCCTCGGACCGGACGAGCTGCACGCGCGTCCGGCCGGCGACGCCAACCCCGTCGCCTGGCTGGTCTGGCACCTCGCACGGGTGCAGGACGATCACGTCGCCGACGCCTTCGGCCTCGACCAGGTGTGGCTGTCCCAGGGCTGGGACGAACGCTTCGGCCTCGGCCTGCCGCGGCACGACACCGGTTACGGGCACCGCCCCGCGCAGGTCGCCGAGGTGCGGGTCGGGTCGGCCGGACTGCTGGCCGGGTACTACGACGCCGTGCACGAGCAGACCCTGGGCGTGCTGGGCTCCCTCGGGGCCGGAGACCTCGAGCGGATCGTGGACGAGCGCTGGGACCCCCCGGTCACGCTGGGCGTGCGCCTGGTGAGCGTCCTGTCCGACGACCTCCAGCACGTCGGACAGGCCGCCTACGTGAAGGGGCTGGTTCAGAGCGCTGCGGCGTAG
- a CDS encoding LLM class flavin-dependent oxidoreductase: MSLTFHWFLPTNGDSRHVVGGGHGTPATASGRDRPPTVAYLSQIARAAEGLGFTGALTPTGAWCEDAWLTTAMVSQNSERLKFLVAFRPGSVSPTLAAQMASTFQRQTGGRLLLNVVTGGESHEQRAYGDFLDKDARYRRTGEFLQIVRALWEGRSVDLHGEHLRVEDARLSRVPDPVPEVYFGGSSPIAAEVAARHADVYLTWGEPPAQVAEKIARIRYLAARHGRALRFGIRLHVITRDGAGQAWAEAERLLDGFDAQTVRSVQEGLARSESEGQRRMLALHGGSRDGLEIHPNLWAGIGLVRGGAGTALVGSHDEVAERIKEYHALGIDEFVLSGYPHLEEAYWFGENVLPRLAAQGLWTHPAAPAAVRTSRVPFAG; encoded by the coding sequence GTGTCCCTCACCTTCCACTGGTTCCTGCCCACCAACGGCGACAGCCGGCACGTCGTCGGCGGCGGCCACGGCACCCCGGCCACCGCCTCCGGCCGGGACCGGCCGCCGACGGTCGCCTACCTGAGCCAGATCGCCCGGGCCGCCGAGGGCCTCGGTTTCACCGGCGCGCTGACCCCGACCGGTGCCTGGTGCGAGGACGCGTGGCTGACCACCGCCATGGTCAGCCAGAACTCCGAGCGGCTGAAGTTCCTGGTCGCCTTCCGGCCGGGCTCCGTCTCCCCGACCCTCGCCGCGCAGATGGCGTCCACCTTCCAGCGGCAGACCGGCGGACGGCTGCTGCTCAACGTGGTCACCGGCGGCGAGAGCCACGAGCAGCGGGCCTACGGCGACTTCCTCGACAAGGACGCCCGTTACCGCCGCACCGGCGAATTCCTGCAGATCGTGCGGGCCTTGTGGGAGGGTCGGAGCGTCGACCTGCACGGGGAGCACCTGCGGGTCGAGGACGCGCGGCTGAGCCGGGTGCCCGATCCGGTGCCCGAGGTGTACTTCGGCGGTTCCTCGCCCATCGCCGCAGAGGTCGCCGCCCGGCACGCCGACGTCTACCTGACCTGGGGTGAGCCGCCCGCGCAGGTGGCGGAGAAGATCGCCCGGATCCGGTACCTGGCCGCGCGGCACGGCCGTGCCCTGCGCTTCGGCATCCGGCTGCACGTCATCACCCGGGACGGTGCCGGGCAGGCCTGGGCAGAGGCGGAGCGCCTGCTCGACGGATTCGACGCGCAGACCGTGCGTTCCGTGCAGGAGGGGCTGGCCCGCAGCGAGTCCGAGGGACAGCGGCGCATGCTCGCCCTGCACGGCGGCAGCAGGGACGGCCTGGAGATCCACCCCAACCTGTGGGCGGGCATCGGCCTGGTGCGCGGTGGCGCGGGCACGGCGCTGGTCGGCAGCCACGACGAGGTCGCCGAGCGGATCAAGGAGTACCACGCCCTCGGCATCGACGAGTTCGTGCTCTCCGGCTACCCGCACCTGGAGGAGGCGTACTGGTTCGGCGAGAACGTCCTGCCGAGGCTGGCCGCGCAGGGCCTGTGGACCCACCCCGCCGCCCCGGCGGCCGTCCGCACGTCCCGGGTGCCGTTCGCCGGCTGA
- the ssuE gene encoding NADPH-dependent FMN reductase has product MATVLSVSGSPSPSSRTGRLLRHLDQRLIAQGHEVVPLDVRTVPAEALLGADFRHPAIAGAAELFARADGVVVGTPVYKASYSGVLKALLDLLPQYALTGKTVLPLATGGSTAHVLAIDYALRPVLTSMGAAHIVQGWFTLDQDIAVHEDGSLTIAPAAAGALEQVVDHFSAALGRTPLLAAAG; this is encoded by the coding sequence ATGGCCACCGTCCTGTCCGTCTCCGGCAGCCCCTCCCCGTCCTCGCGCACCGGCCGCCTGCTGCGCCACCTGGACCAGCGGCTGATCGCCCAGGGCCACGAGGTGGTTCCGCTCGACGTCCGCACCGTTCCGGCCGAGGCCCTGCTGGGCGCGGACTTCCGGCACCCGGCCATCGCCGGGGCGGCCGAGCTGTTCGCCCGCGCCGACGGCGTCGTGGTCGGCACCCCCGTCTACAAGGCGTCGTACTCCGGGGTCCTCAAGGCGCTCCTCGACCTGCTGCCGCAGTACGCGCTCACCGGCAAGACGGTGCTGCCGCTCGCCACCGGCGGCTCCACCGCGCACGTCCTCGCCATCGACTACGCGCTGCGTCCGGTGCTCACCTCCATGGGGGCCGCGCACATCGTCCAGGGCTGGTTCACCCTCGACCAGGACATCGCCGTGCACGAGGACGGTTCGCTGACGATCGCCCCGGCCGCCGCCGGGGCCCTGGAGCAGGTGGTGGACCACTTCTCGGCAGCCCTGGGCCGTACCCCCCTCCTGGCGGCGGCGGGCTGA
- a CDS encoding SDR family oxidoreductase, which translates to MDEAMHGGVPADGPRCLVTGATGYIGGRLVPELLAAGHRVRCLARFPGKLRDHPWTGEVEVARGDVTDADSVAAAMRDVDVAYYLVHALGTGKGFEETDRRAARIFGERAKAAGVRRIVYLGGLTPAGVPEHELSPHLRSRTEVGRILLASGVPAAVLRAAVIIGSGSASFEMLRYLTERLPLMVTPSWVHTRIQPIAVRDVLRLLVGSARLPGDVNRTFDLGGPDVLTYRDMMIRYARVAGLPRRVILPVPVLTPGLSSHWVGLVTPVPAAIARPLAESLRHEVVCHEHDIARYLPDPPGHPLGFDEAVRLALRRVRQAEVVTRWSSAAVPGAPSDPLPTDPAWAGGSLYTDRREAAVDAPVGNLWRVIEGVGGENGWYSFPLAWNARGLLDRLAGGVGLRRGRRDAQRLRVGDSLDFWRVEEIEPGRLLRLRAEMRLPGRAWLEMCAEPAGEGRSRYRQRAVFHPRGLLGHAYWWAVSPFHAVVFGGMARNIARAAASTR; encoded by the coding sequence ATGGACGAAGCGATGCACGGCGGGGTGCCGGCGGACGGACCGAGGTGCCTGGTGACCGGTGCCACGGGTTACATCGGCGGCCGTCTCGTGCCCGAGTTGCTGGCCGCCGGACACCGGGTGCGCTGCCTGGCCCGCTTCCCCGGCAAGCTGCGCGACCACCCCTGGACGGGCGAGGTGGAGGTGGCGCGGGGCGACGTCACGGACGCGGACTCGGTCGCCGCGGCGATGCGGGACGTCGACGTGGCCTACTACCTGGTCCACGCGCTCGGCACCGGCAAGGGCTTCGAGGAGACCGACCGCCGCGCGGCCCGGATCTTCGGGGAGCGGGCGAAGGCTGCCGGCGTGCGCCGCATCGTCTACCTCGGCGGTCTCACGCCGGCCGGCGTGCCCGAGCACGAGCTCTCGCCGCACCTGAGGTCCCGGACCGAGGTGGGCCGCATCCTGCTGGCCTCGGGCGTGCCGGCCGCCGTGCTGCGCGCCGCCGTCATCATCGGCTCCGGCTCGGCGTCCTTCGAGATGCTGCGGTACCTCACCGAGCGGCTGCCCCTCATGGTCACCCCGAGCTGGGTGCACACCCGCATCCAGCCCATCGCGGTGCGGGACGTCCTGCGGCTGCTGGTCGGCAGCGCGCGCCTGCCCGGGGACGTCAACCGCACCTTCGACCTCGGCGGGCCGGACGTGCTGACGTACCGGGACATGATGATCCGGTACGCGCGCGTGGCGGGGCTGCCCCGCCGGGTGATCCTGCCGGTGCCCGTGCTCACCCCGGGCCTGTCCAGCCACTGGGTGGGCCTGGTCACGCCGGTCCCGGCGGCCATCGCCCGGCCGCTGGCCGAATCCCTGCGCCACGAGGTCGTCTGCCACGAGCACGACATCGCCCGCTACCTGCCCGACCCTCCCGGCCATCCGCTCGGCTTCGACGAGGCGGTGCGGCTCGCCCTGCGCCGGGTGCGGCAGGCGGAGGTGGTCACCCGCTGGTCGTCCGCCGCGGTGCCGGGGGCGCCCAGCGATCCGCTGCCCACCGACCCCGCCTGGGCGGGCGGCAGCCTGTACACCGACCGGCGGGAGGCGGCGGTGGACGCACCGGTGGGGAACCTGTGGCGGGTGATCGAGGGGGTGGGCGGCGAGAACGGCTGGTACTCCTTCCCCCTCGCGTGGAACGCCAGGGGGCTGCTGGACCGGTTGGCCGGCGGGGTCGGGCTGCGCCGGGGCCGCCGGGACGCGCAGCGGCTGCGGGTGGGCGACTCCCTGGACTTCTGGCGGGTGGAGGAGATCGAGCCCGGGCGGCTGCTGCGGCTGCGGGCCGAGATGCGGCTGCCCGGCCGGGCCTGGCTGGAGATGTGCGCCGAACCGGCCGGCGAGGGCCGCAGCCGGTACCGCCAGCGCGCCGTGTTCCATCCGCGCGGGCTGCTCGGCCACGCCTACTGGTGGGCCGTCTCGCCCTTCCACGCCGTCGTGTTCGGCGGCATGGCCCGCAACATCGCGCGGGCCGCCGCGTCCACCCGCTGA
- a CDS encoding BlaI/MecI/CopY family transcriptional regulator yields MTDARDERRPAGELEASVMAALWAAGAPRTPGQVQLSLGTGLARTTVTTILTRLHDKGVVARQRQGRGYAYFPVQDAQGLTARRMHSELDRDADRETVLARFVAQLNPDDERILRDLLESGDR; encoded by the coding sequence ATGACCGACGCCAGGGACGAACGCCGGCCGGCCGGCGAGCTCGAAGCCAGCGTCATGGCCGCCCTGTGGGCCGCCGGCGCGCCCCGGACACCCGGCCAGGTCCAGCTGAGCCTGGGCACCGGCCTCGCCCGGACGACGGTGACCACGATCCTCACCCGGCTGCACGACAAGGGCGTGGTGGCCCGGCAGCGCCAGGGCCGCGGCTACGCCTACTTCCCGGTCCAGGACGCCCAGGGCCTCACCGCCCGCCGGATGCACAGCGAACTCGACCGGGACGCCGACCGGGAGACCGTTCTCGCCCGCTTCGTCGCCCAGCTCAACCCGGACGACGAGCGCATCCTGCGGGACCTGCTGGAATCCGGCGACCGGTGA
- a CDS encoding LysR substrate-binding domain-containing protein, with protein sequence MELRHLQHFVAVAEDRHFTRAAERLMVSQSGLSASIRTLERELRAPLFVRTTRRVTLTEAGRALLAEAERILAQVRAAHEAVAAVQGVLRGTLALGTEQCIAGVHVARLLAGFRRRHPDVEIRLRQAGSGALAEEVAAGRLDLAFAYRTRADNDQLRSVPLAGEPMTALCHPSHRLASAGAVLAPADLAGEVFVDFHPDWGPRRSTDAAFAAAGVRRTVALEVNDVHSLLDLVGENLGVAVVPRHFRHKRPSLTALPLKGTAEAEYETVALLPPERATSPAARALLALLEEGTATAADRAAESWIADA encoded by the coding sequence ATGGAACTGCGCCACCTCCAGCACTTCGTCGCCGTCGCCGAGGACCGGCACTTCACCCGGGCCGCCGAACGCCTCATGGTGTCCCAGTCCGGCCTGTCGGCGTCGATCCGGACGCTGGAGCGGGAGCTGCGGGCGCCGCTGTTCGTGCGCACCACCCGGAGGGTGACGCTGACCGAGGCGGGGCGCGCCCTGCTGGCGGAGGCCGAGCGGATCCTCGCACAGGTGCGCGCGGCGCACGAGGCGGTGGCCGCGGTGCAGGGCGTGCTGCGGGGCACGCTGGCGCTGGGCACCGAGCAGTGCATCGCCGGGGTGCACGTGGCCCGGCTGCTGGCCGGGTTCCGGCGGCGCCACCCGGACGTGGAGATCCGGCTGCGGCAGGCGGGTTCGGGCGCGCTGGCCGAGGAGGTGGCCGCCGGACGGCTCGACCTCGCCTTCGCCTACCGCACCCGGGCGGACAACGACCAGTTGCGCTCGGTGCCGCTGGCCGGGGAGCCGATGACCGCGCTGTGCCACCCGAGCCACCGGCTCGCCTCGGCCGGGGCCGTTCTCGCACCGGCCGACCTCGCCGGTGAGGTGTTCGTGGACTTCCACCCGGACTGGGGACCGCGCCGCAGCACGGACGCCGCCTTCGCCGCGGCCGGTGTGCGGCGCACGGTCGCGCTGGAGGTCAACGACGTGCACAGCCTGCTGGACCTGGTCGGCGAGAACCTCGGCGTCGCGGTCGTCCCCCGCCACTTCCGGCACAAGCGGCCCTCACTGACCGCGCTCCCGCTGAAGGGCACGGCCGAGGCGGAGTACGAGACCGTCGCCCTGCTGCCGCCCGAGCGGGCCACCAGCCCCGCGGCCCGCGCGCTGCTCGCGCTCCTGGAGGAGGGCACCGCGACCGCGGCGGACCGGGCCGCGGAAAGCTGGATTGCGGACGCGTGA
- a CDS encoding GlsB/YeaQ/YmgE family stress response membrane protein, protein MEISGIISALIIGIIIGLLGRLVVPGRQHIGVLWTLVVGIVAALIGSAIAAGLGVADTDGPDWIEWLIQVALAAVGVVALDRAKARR, encoded by the coding sequence ATGGAGATCTCCGGCATCATCAGTGCGCTGATCATCGGCATCATCATCGGCCTGCTGGGCCGGCTGGTCGTTCCCGGGCGGCAGCACATCGGCGTCCTGTGGACCCTCGTGGTCGGCATCGTGGCGGCGCTGATCGGCTCGGCGATAGCCGCCGGGCTCGGAGTCGCCGACACCGACGGACCCGACTGGATCGAGTGGCTCATCCAGGTCGCCCTCGCCGCCGTCGGCGTGGTCGCCCTGGACCGGGCGAAGGCCCGTCGCTGA